The Neobacillus sp. OS1-2 genome includes a window with the following:
- a CDS encoding carbon starvation CstA family protein: protein MYTFLAGIALLIIGYFTYGKFVEKLFGVKEDRATPAYVNNDGVDYLPMSTKKNSLIQLLNIAGTGPVFGPILGALYGPVAFIWIVIGCIFAGAVHDYLTGMISIRNRGAHLPELASRFLGKIMKHVVNGFAVLLLLLVGTVFVTTPAALLNVLMDGKVALFVIIAAIFVYYILATLMPVDKIIGRLYPYFGALLLISALGVGIGLVVTGAPIPELSLKNFHPANAPVFPLLFFTISCGALSGFHATQTPIISRTTQNEKQGRKIFYGMMIAEGVIAMIWAAAGMSLFHGYNGLNDILAAGGPGAVVSEASTTLLGAIGGTLAVLGVIVLPITSGDTAFRSARMIIAEYLNIAQQKLSSRLWIAVPLFVISAVLTQMDFNILWRYFSWANQSTAVIALFVGAMYLYIAKKNYFVPLIPGVFMLVMVITYILNAQIGFRLSMSTSWIGGFIGTIVLTALFFRAAKKARANNLPLEDDISNWNRVA, encoded by the coding sequence GTGTATACTTTTCTAGCAGGAATTGCTCTTTTAATTATTGGTTATTTCACGTACGGCAAATTTGTAGAAAAATTATTTGGTGTAAAGGAAGACAGGGCGACGCCCGCCTATGTCAATAATGATGGTGTTGACTATCTTCCAATGAGCACGAAAAAGAATTCTTTGATTCAGCTCCTCAATATTGCTGGAACAGGACCTGTTTTCGGCCCTATTTTAGGTGCACTATACGGGCCTGTTGCTTTTATCTGGATTGTCATCGGCTGTATTTTCGCCGGAGCGGTTCATGATTATTTAACAGGGATGATTTCTATTCGGAACCGCGGTGCCCATTTACCGGAGCTAGCCAGCAGGTTTTTGGGGAAAATTATGAAGCATGTCGTCAATGGTTTCGCTGTTTTACTTCTTTTATTAGTAGGAACCGTATTTGTGACCACACCTGCTGCCTTGCTTAACGTGTTAATGGACGGAAAGGTTGCCCTTTTCGTAATTATTGCTGCCATTTTTGTTTATTATATTTTAGCTACACTTATGCCCGTTGACAAAATTATTGGCCGCCTTTATCCATACTTTGGCGCATTACTGTTGATCAGCGCCCTTGGAGTAGGAATCGGTTTAGTTGTTACCGGTGCACCCATTCCGGAACTTTCATTAAAAAACTTCCACCCTGCTAACGCACCAGTTTTCCCATTACTATTTTTCACAATTTCTTGTGGCGCGCTTTCCGGATTCCATGCGACCCAAACACCAATCATTTCCCGTACCACTCAGAATGAAAAACAAGGTCGGAAAATTTTCTATGGCATGATGATTGCAGAAGGCGTCATTGCCATGATTTGGGCTGCTGCAGGAATGAGCCTTTTCCACGGTTACAATGGCCTAAATGATATTTTGGCAGCCGGCGGACCTGGAGCAGTCGTCAGTGAGGCATCGACAACCCTCCTTGGTGCCATTGGTGGAACGCTTGCCGTCCTTGGCGTCATCGTATTACCTATTACATCTGGAGATACTGCATTCCGAAGCGCACGGATGATTATTGCTGAATATCTGAACATTGCCCAACAGAAATTATCCAGCCGCCTCTGGATTGCTGTACCATTATTTGTAATTTCAGCAGTGCTGACTCAGATGGATTTTAATATTCTTTGGAGATATTTCAGCTGGGCCAACCAATCAACGGCGGTTATTGCCTTGTTTGTTGGCGCCATGTACTTGTATATCGCTAAGAAAAACTACTTTGTTCCGTTGATTCCGGGTGTCTTTATGCTCGTCATGGTGATTACCTATATTTTAAATGCCCAAATTGGATTCCGCTTATCGATGAGCACTTCATGGATTGGCGGCTTCATTGGAACTATCGTCCTTACCGCTCTCTTCTTTAGAGCTGCTAAAAAGGCACGGGCCAATAACCTTCCACTTGAAGATGATATTTCAAACTGGAATCGGGTAGCCTAA
- a CDS encoding NAD(P)/FAD-dependent oxidoreductase, protein MGQQEVFDVTVIGGGPAGLYSTFYSGLREMKTKLIEFQPQLGGKLHVYPEKMIWDVGGQTPIPGAMLMEQLIVQGLTFNPTVVLNEKVESILLNEDGIFVLQGATGQRHFSKTVIVAIGSGILKPQKLEIDGAERFEVANLHYTVKSLKQFKDKTVVISGGGNTAIDWANELESIAKKVYVAYRKESFKGHEAHASQLCNSSAHCLFNTSITRLIASASHEEIESVELTNHETDEVFYLPIDEVIINHGYEQDAALLKNSDLHIALADDYYIAGNAVSQSSVEGLYAAGDILMYDGKVQLIAGAFQDAANAVNKAKQFIQPDAPKAGMVSSHHELFKQRNKEIVKQMMNK, encoded by the coding sequence ATGGGGCAGCAGGAAGTATTTGATGTGACGGTGATTGGCGGCGGGCCAGCTGGGCTGTATTCCACTTTTTACAGTGGACTTAGAGAGATGAAGACAAAGCTGATTGAATTCCAGCCGCAGCTTGGCGGAAAGCTTCATGTCTATCCTGAGAAAATGATTTGGGATGTAGGGGGGCAAACGCCCATCCCGGGAGCAATGTTAATGGAACAGCTTATTGTCCAAGGATTAACGTTTAATCCAACAGTCGTTTTAAATGAAAAAGTTGAGTCGATCTTACTGAATGAGGATGGAATCTTTGTCTTGCAAGGTGCCACCGGCCAAAGGCATTTTTCAAAAACAGTCATAGTCGCCATTGGCAGCGGCATATTGAAACCGCAAAAGTTGGAGATTGACGGGGCAGAGCGGTTTGAGGTAGCTAACTTACATTACACAGTGAAGTCATTAAAACAGTTCAAGGATAAGACGGTGGTCATTTCAGGCGGGGGAAATACGGCTATCGATTGGGCAAATGAATTAGAATCCATTGCGAAAAAGGTGTATGTTGCCTATCGGAAAGAGTCGTTTAAAGGTCATGAAGCACATGCCTCCCAGTTGTGTAACAGTTCTGCCCATTGTTTATTTAATACATCGATTACACGACTCATAGCGTCAGCGAGCCATGAGGAGATCGAAAGCGTGGAATTGACGAATCATGAAACAGATGAGGTTTTCTATTTACCGATTGATGAAGTGATTATTAATCATGGATATGAACAGGATGCGGCGTTACTAAAAAATAGTGACTTACATATTGCGTTGGCCGATGATTATTATATTGCCGGTAATGCGGTAAGCCAATCTTCGGTAGAGGGACTTTATGCTGCTGGGGACATCCTCATGTACGATGGAAAAGTACAGTTAATTGCCGGGGCATTTCAGGACGCAGCAAATGCTGTTAATAAAGCAAAACAATTCATTCAGCCTGATGCGCCAAAAGCCGGAATGGTTTCTTCCCATCATGAATTATTTAAACAGCGGAATAAAGAAATAGTGAAGCAAATGATGAACAAATAA
- a CDS encoding ABC transporter ATP-binding protein, which produces MVRLYTNDLNIGYGERLIVKNLSVKIPDRKITTIIGSNGCGKSTLLKAITRIIPQQSGTIVLDGKNISKENTKILAKKMAILPQTPESASGLTVAELVSYGRFPYQKGFGRLTKKDVEVIDWALEVTGITDFKFRPVDALSGGQRQRVWIAMALAQETEIIFLDEPTTYLDMAHQLEVLELLQKLNIEQERTIVMVLHDLNQAARFADYLIALKDGQIIKAGDCEEVMTHDVLKKVFQIDAQIGRDPRTNKPMCITYNLLKGEKKNEKVAIPIYPAVSVNY; this is translated from the coding sequence ATGGTTCGCCTCTATACAAATGACTTAAACATCGGCTATGGGGAACGGTTAATTGTTAAAAATCTCAGTGTAAAAATACCTGACCGGAAAATCACCACGATCATCGGTTCAAATGGCTGCGGAAAGTCCACATTATTGAAGGCGATTACGCGCATTATTCCCCAGCAATCCGGAACGATTGTGTTGGATGGGAAGAATATCTCGAAGGAAAACACAAAAATTCTCGCTAAAAAAATGGCCATTCTACCGCAAACACCAGAAAGTGCAAGCGGATTAACGGTTGCGGAACTTGTTTCTTACGGCAGATTCCCCTATCAAAAAGGGTTCGGGCGCTTAACAAAAAAGGATGTGGAAGTCATTGATTGGGCCCTTGAAGTGACAGGAATTACTGACTTTAAGTTTCGGCCTGTAGATGCCCTATCAGGAGGACAGCGACAGCGGGTTTGGATCGCGATGGCGCTTGCCCAAGAAACAGAAATCATCTTTCTTGACGAACCAACGACCTATTTAGATATGGCTCATCAGCTCGAGGTACTGGAGCTTTTGCAAAAACTAAACATTGAACAGGAACGCACGATTGTCATGGTTCTTCATGACCTAAACCAGGCGGCTCGTTTCGCTGACTATCTCATCGCTTTAAAGGACGGACAAATCATCAAAGCCGGTGATTGTGAGGAAGTCATGACACATGATGTCTTGAAAAAGGTGTTCCAGATCGATGCGCAGATTGGCAGGGATCCACGGACAAACAAGCCGATGTGCATCACCTATAACCTACTAAAGGGAGAAAAGAAAAATGAAAAAGTTGCTATTCCCATTTATCCTGCTGTTAGTGTTAATTATTAG
- a CDS encoding iron-hydroxamate ABC transporter substrate-binding protein produces MKKLLFPFILLLVLIISACSNDSASTKEKSTKDDQPKMVTYQSQTGPVEVPAHPKRVILLSGFTGNVLDLGIHVVGVDVWSKNNPTFKKELKDVAEVSDENLEKIIELEPDLIIGLDNIKNLDKLKEIAPTVTYTWGKVDYLTQHIEIGKLVNKEKEAQAWVDDFKARADEAGKEIRAKIGEDATVSVMEAYDKDLYVFGNNWARGTEILYQAMNLKMPEKVKEMALKSGYYTLSAEVLPEYAGDYVILSKYSDADTAFQETESYKNIPAVKNNHVFVMEGNGASFSDPVTLDKQLEFFKKSFLGNE; encoded by the coding sequence ATGAAAAAGTTGCTATTCCCATTTATCCTGCTGTTAGTGTTAATTATTAGTGCCTGCAGTAATGATTCTGCCAGTACGAAAGAAAAATCAACAAAAGATGATCAGCCAAAAATGGTTACATATCAATCGCAAACTGGCCCCGTGGAAGTACCCGCACACCCAAAACGCGTCATCCTGCTTTCTGGTTTCACTGGAAATGTACTTGATTTAGGCATTCATGTGGTGGGCGTAGACGTTTGGTCGAAAAATAATCCAACGTTTAAAAAGGAATTAAAAGATGTGGCCGAAGTATCAGATGAAAACCTAGAAAAAATTATTGAATTAGAACCAGATTTAATCATTGGTTTAGATAATATTAAAAATCTTGATAAATTAAAAGAAATTGCTCCGACTGTTACCTATACATGGGGCAAAGTTGATTACTTAACACAGCACATTGAAATTGGTAAGCTCGTCAATAAGGAAAAAGAAGCGCAAGCTTGGGTAGATGATTTTAAAGCCCGTGCAGATGAGGCTGGGAAAGAAATTCGCGCAAAAATTGGCGAAGATGCCACTGTATCGGTAATGGAAGCCTACGATAAAGATTTATATGTATTCGGAAACAACTGGGCACGCGGAACAGAAATTTTATATCAGGCAATGAATTTGAAAATGCCGGAAAAAGTAAAAGAAATGGCATTGAAATCCGGCTATTATACCCTTTCTGCCGAGGTGCTTCCTGAATATGCCGGCGATTATGTGATATTGAGCAAGTATTCAGATGCTGACACAGCCTTCCAGGAAACAGAGTCGTACAAAAATATTCCGGCCGTTAAAAACAATCATGTTTTTGTCATGGAAGGCAATGGCGCCTCCTTCAGCGATCCGGTTACACTTGATAAACAACTGGAATTTTTCAAAAAGTCATTTTTAGGTAACGAATAA
- a CDS encoding iron ABC transporter permease: protein MTNEKHSISFIYKMLAGLVLFVCMFIAACVFGAAETTVKDVWLALTSNVKSDTTLMLREIRIPREVAAIFVGGALAVSGAIMQGLTRNPLADPGILGLTAGANAALAIALALIPSANYFVLTIACFIGAAAGTLMVFGIGAIKRGGFSPLRIVLAGAAVSAFLYAIADGVGIYFKLSKNISMWTAGGMIGTTWKQLSIIVPFIVIGILISLLLSRQLTILSLSEEVAVGLGQNTRKIKTILFIVIILLAGASVALVGNMAFIGLMVPHIVRAIVGTDYRFIIPMSAITGATFMLFADTVGRTIHAPYETPVVAIVATLGLPFFLIIVRKGGNTFS, encoded by the coding sequence ATGACAAATGAAAAACATTCAATTTCCTTTATCTACAAGATGTTGGCCGGTCTGGTTCTTTTTGTTTGTATGTTTATCGCTGCTTGTGTTTTCGGAGCAGCAGAGACAACTGTCAAGGATGTCTGGCTCGCTCTTACGTCCAACGTAAAAAGTGATACCACTTTAATGCTCCGAGAGATCCGCATTCCGAGGGAAGTCGCGGCTATTTTTGTAGGGGGGGCACTTGCGGTATCCGGAGCGATTATGCAAGGGCTCACTCGAAATCCGCTGGCCGATCCCGGTATTCTTGGATTAACAGCTGGGGCCAATGCGGCACTTGCGATTGCACTAGCCCTAATCCCTTCAGCAAATTATTTCGTCCTTACCATTGCCTGCTTTATTGGGGCGGCGGCGGGAACACTGATGGTCTTTGGTATTGGCGCCATCAAAAGGGGCGGCTTTTCCCCTCTTCGGATTGTCTTAGCAGGGGCTGCAGTTTCCGCCTTTCTTTATGCAATCGCCGATGGCGTTGGCATTTATTTCAAACTATCCAAAAACATCTCGATGTGGACGGCAGGTGGTATGATTGGGACTACGTGGAAACAACTTTCCATTATTGTTCCATTTATTGTCATCGGAATACTCATTTCGCTTCTGCTGTCACGACAGCTCACCATTCTTAGTTTAAGTGAAGAAGTGGCTGTTGGATTAGGCCAAAACACAAGAAAAATTAAAACCATCCTGTTTATCGTGATTATCCTCCTTGCTGGTGCTTCTGTTGCTCTTGTTGGCAATATGGCCTTCATCGGTTTAATGGTACCGCATATTGTTAGGGCGATAGTGGGAACAGACTACCGGTTTATCATTCCGATGTCCGCCATCACAGGCGCTACCTTTATGCTATTTGCGGATACAGTCGGCCGCACCATCCATGCGCCATATGAAACACCTGTAGTAGCTATTGTAGCTACATTAGGATTACCTTTTTTCCTCATCATTGTCCGTAAAGGAGGGAACACATTCTCATGA
- a CDS encoding iron ABC transporter permease encodes MIQPSLRRKQRILVCVLVMLILITTVIGMGMGYSALSYDRLIPTLLGQGTFKEEFVLFSIRLPRMLVTLLAGMALALSGAILQGITRNDLADPGIIGINSGAGVAIAVFFLFFPIEPGSFLYMLPLVAFIGAVLTACLIYLFSYDRKTGLQPVKLVLVGIGFALALSGVMIVLISSADRQKVDFIAKWLAGNIWGTDWPFIWALLPWLVVLIPFTLYKANRLNLLGLSEPVAIGVGVSIEKERIVLLLTAVALAAAAVSVTGGISFIGLMAPHMAKALVGPRNQLFIPLAILIGGWLLLVADTIGHNLVEPSGISAGIMVALIGAPYFMYLLLKK; translated from the coding sequence ATGATCCAGCCTTCTTTACGTAGAAAACAACGAATCCTTGTCTGTGTATTGGTTATGCTCATTCTCATTACTACTGTGATTGGGATGGGCATGGGCTATTCCGCCCTATCCTATGATAGGCTGATCCCAACCCTTTTGGGACAGGGAACATTTAAAGAGGAATTTGTTTTATTTTCAATCCGTTTACCTCGCATGCTTGTGACGTTGTTGGCAGGGATGGCGTTGGCTTTATCTGGGGCCATCTTACAAGGAATCACTCGAAATGATTTAGCTGACCCAGGAATTATTGGCATTAACTCTGGCGCGGGTGTAGCAATTGCCGTTTTCTTTTTGTTCTTCCCGATTGAGCCCGGTTCATTTCTCTATATGCTCCCGCTTGTTGCCTTCATTGGCGCGGTGCTTACTGCCTGCCTGATCTATTTGTTCTCCTATGATCGAAAGACAGGATTGCAGCCAGTCAAATTAGTCTTGGTCGGGATTGGCTTTGCCTTAGCTCTTTCTGGGGTAATGATTGTCCTGATTTCATCTGCTGATCGGCAAAAGGTAGATTTTATTGCGAAATGGCTGGCGGGGAATATTTGGGGCACCGATTGGCCGTTTATCTGGGCACTTCTACCATGGTTAGTTGTTCTGATTCCCTTTACATTATACAAAGCCAATCGCTTGAATCTTCTAGGCTTAAGTGAACCAGTTGCCATTGGTGTAGGAGTATCCATTGAAAAGGAACGGATTGTCTTATTGTTAACAGCGGTTGCCCTTGCAGCAGCAGCCGTGTCGGTTACTGGGGGAATTTCCTTTATCGGGTTAATGGCCCCGCATATGGCGAAGGCATTAGTGGGACCGCGAAATCAACTATTTATCCCCCTTGCCATACTCATTGGGGGCTGGCTCTTATTAGTGGCAGACACCATCGGGCATAATCTCGTTGAGCCTAGTGGGATTTCCGCAGGAATCATGGTTGCCTTAATTGGTGCACCGTATTTTATGTATTTATTATTGAAAAAATAA
- a CDS encoding LLM class flavin-dependent oxidoreductase, with protein MEIGVSTFVETTPDVQTGEVKSHAVRLREVVEEIILADQVGLDVFGVGEHHRKDYAASSPAIVLAAAAPQTKRIRLTSAVTVLSSADPVRVFQDFATLDAVSNGRAEIMAGRGSFIESFPLFGYDLNDYNELFDEKLELLLKIRESEKVTWRGGHRPAIDNLGIYPRPVQDPLPVWIGSGGTPQSVIRAGMLGLPLVLAIIGGSPLQFAQHVNLYKRAAAQAGHDVTKLPIASHSHGFIAADNETAANQFFPSTQQAMNVLGRERGWGHYDRSSFDAARSFEGALYVGDPETVAAKIIHLRKNVGITRFMLHVPVGSMPHEEVMKAIELLGTEVAPRVRQEVAKWEAEQF; from the coding sequence ATGGAAATAGGTGTGAGTACGTTTGTTGAGACGACGCCGGATGTACAAACTGGAGAGGTGAAGAGTCATGCCGTTAGGCTGCGTGAGGTAGTGGAGGAAATTATTCTTGCTGATCAAGTAGGATTGGATGTCTTTGGTGTTGGCGAACACCATCGCAAGGATTATGCGGCATCATCTCCCGCGATTGTCCTGGCTGCAGCGGCACCACAGACGAAACGAATCCGGCTGACGAGCGCGGTCACGGTGCTTTCGTCAGCTGATCCGGTGCGGGTATTCCAAGATTTCGCTACTCTTGATGCCGTATCAAATGGGCGTGCAGAGATAATGGCCGGCAGGGGATCGTTTATCGAGTCATTCCCGTTGTTTGGTTATGATTTAAATGACTATAATGAGCTATTTGATGAAAAGCTGGAGTTGTTGTTAAAAATACGAGAATCTGAGAAGGTGACCTGGAGGGGCGGTCACCGGCCAGCCATTGATAATCTAGGCATCTATCCTAGACCGGTGCAGGATCCCTTGCCGGTATGGATTGGCAGCGGTGGGACACCACAATCTGTCATTCGTGCGGGAATGCTTGGATTGCCGCTTGTCTTAGCGATAATTGGAGGAAGTCCGCTGCAGTTTGCTCAGCATGTCAATCTCTATAAAAGAGCAGCCGCGCAGGCAGGCCATGACGTAACGAAGCTGCCGATTGCCTCGCATTCCCATGGCTTCATTGCTGCGGATAATGAGACGGCGGCAAATCAATTTTTCCCTTCTACCCAGCAAGCCATGAACGTGCTTGGACGGGAACGGGGCTGGGGGCATTATGACCGCTCAAGTTTTGATGCAGCCAGAAGCTTTGAAGGAGCATTGTATGTTGGCGACCCTGAAACCGTTGCGGCGAAAATCATTCATCTTCGTAAAAACGTTGGTATTACCCGTTTTATGCTGCATGTGCCTGTTGGCTCGATGCCGCATGAAGAAGTAATGAAGGCGATTGAACTGCTAGGAACCGAGGTCGCACCAAGGGTTCGCCAGGAAGTTGCTAAGTGGGAAGCGGAGCAATTTTAG